The following DNA comes from Brassica oleracea var. oleracea cultivar TO1000 chromosome C5, BOL, whole genome shotgun sequence.
CTACATGTCAGACACTCACTGGGCAACAATGGTTGAGAAGTACAGCACTGAGCAAGCAAAAAAGAAGAGTGCAAAAGCTGTAAAATCTCGTAAGTCTGCTTCAGATGGGAAGAAGATGCACAAGCACGGTGCAGGCCCACGCTGTTTCCTTAACATTGAGTATAAAATGGTAAGTTTTGCCTTGAGTTTTTTTTCATAATTTTTTTTTTCCTTAAGTGCTGTCTAACTTCCATATGTTTCCTTTCTTATAGATGGTTGATGAAGGTTTGGATGAACCACCTTCATACACAGCCCTTGCGAGAAAGACTCACACGGGTAAAGATGGTTCCTTCCTAGACGAACGTACAGAGGAACTGGTGCTGGAGTTTGAGGAAGCCATTGAAGAGATGTTACAAGATGGATCTCCACTTGGCGACATTCAAACTGACTCCACTGCTGCTTCAAATTCAAAGCGCTATCTTCTCAACCAAGAATACATCAAGGTCATCTCTTCTCTCATCTTCATTTTATTTATTTCAGCTTACTGGTTTAATACTTGGTTATTCAACTGTGATTGGAAATGCTTGTGATTGTCAAATTTAATTATTGGAAATGCTTGTGATTGTCTTAGTTAGTTATGGTGCTTGTGATTGGAAATGCTTGCTAATGATTATTTTTCCTTTCTTTTTGCAGAGAGGAAAGACAAAAAAGGGTACAGTCTACGGCCTTGGCAGTGTTCAGTACAAGAACAGCAGTGCTTCTGTGCCAATTCCTGTCTCACTCAAGCGCAACCTTGACGTGGATATGCGCATGTCTGGCTTCGAGACCACCATTTCTGAAGTCAAGGAAGACATTGCTGGAGTCAAGGAAGATTTCAGTGCTTTGAAGACAGAGATCAATGCTTTCAAGACTGAAGTCACGGGGGGGATGTCAGCAAGCCAAGCAACTCTCAACATTATTCTGCAAACTCTCAAATCTCAAGCTTCCACTCCTGCCTCAACTGCACAACCATTTCAGCCTCAAGCTCAGTCACAACCTCAAGGTCAGCCCCAAGCTCCAGTTCAATCTCAACATCAGCCACAACCTCAAGCTCAGTCTACGGCTCTACCACAACATCTCACGACCAATAACCAATCTGATTTACATAGGTGGTGCCAAGAACTTGGTATGTAAGGTTTGGTCAGTTCATGTATTAAGCTACAATATTTTATGTACTTTGTTTCCAGTTCATGTATCTTTTGAATGTTTAAAACTGCAATTTTTATGAAATATATTTCAGTTTCAATGATATTTTGGCTTTTTATTCGCATATTGCATTTTATATATATTTCAAATTTGTTTTTTATAATTGATTTTTTTTTTGTTTGTTTAAACTAGCAAATTCTTCGACGAAAGAAATCGAAGCAAAACCGTACTTGTTGCTACATTACATTTCGTATCAAACCGTAGCAAGTTGCTCAAATCGTAGCAATAGCAAAGCTTGCCACGAAAAGTTTCGTAGGAAAACGTGGCACTTTGCTACGATTTTTGATACGCGCTCTTTTTGCTACGCTCGTATTCGTATGTTTTACGTTTCGTAGCATTTCGTGGTTTCTGCTCCGTATAGCCACGAAATTTTGGTCATACCCACGAAAATTCACGTGGTTGTAGCGATGTTTTTTACTAGTGGTTATCGCTTTGGGCGGTGAATGACACAAGGATTAAAAAAGAAACGGCGAGAAAAAATGTCTATCTTGTTTTAATGGCAAAGCTAAAAAATATCAGGGTAACTATTATGGATACGTTGCACATGATTCGCTAGCAACTAGATAAAGTGAAACAATTCTTTCATGGATGGTAAATCACGTCCTCGTATTTCAACCCTTCGACAGACGACGGCATGTAATCAGATCGACCAACACGTTGTTTGGCTAAATGGTTCATTAGCAACTAGCTAGAACGTATACATCTTACGAGATACGACCTCAACCTTAATATCATCCGCACCAAACTCCTTTCGTTTACCAGATAGTTATATAATGGACCATATATCATGCGAATAAACGGAGACAATTTATTTAGAAAAAAAACGGAGACAGTTTACCTAAAATTCACATGCGATTCCTCTTTTCCTCGCAAAACAACGTGCATCTGCTCTCAAAATGACGACACCTTCTTTTCGATATTACAAACTTAAAAAGGTTAAATTATTTTCTCATTTATCGTTACCCCAAATACACTTTTCACATGCATTTGTATTTTATCAACTTGTCTACTTATATAATTCTTATTTGCTGTTTTATTATAAGTTGAATTAGGTAAAAAATACCAATTCCACATTAATTAAACAAAAGCTCTTCAAAACTTAAGTGTCAGATAGATAGACGACAGTATAAAAAGGAGTAAAGGACCTTAAATCATGAACAGGTGGCAGATTATTAACGGTCGTTGGACTTCAACAAATGAAACGGACGCTTTTGACTCAAACCGCGTTAAAATGGAAAAGTACTGTAAAGAAGAGGACACGCGCGCAGTTCATGCCAGAAAGCAATCGGATCCACTAGTCACCATCCGAATCTAGTTTTTTTTTTACTTGATTAAAAATATTCCTGCAAAAAAATCAGTTGAGAGGTGACATGTATTAGTATTACTTGATTTAGATTCACTGTATCTAAGGTTTCAAACGACTACCTAGTACTTATAGACAAGTTTAGGAATAATTTTAAAATGCCAGTCATTTAACTCCAAAAAGTGTTTCAAAATGTCAGAGATCTTGAGATTCATAATTATCTTATTAAATATCTGAAGATTAAAGAAAATAAAAAGAAAGGAAGACAGAAAAAAAAGTTGGCAAAAGGCTGTCAAGTATTAAGACAGCTAAAACTTGAGTAATGATTTT
Coding sequences within:
- the LOC106344530 gene encoding uncharacterized protein LOC106344530, with protein sequence MAPSSAPPGVVPPGVVPPGTVPHTSVGSSSAVHAAPAPYVRRREDVLLRAPSRRNQPHLHLDKLNGALWFGTDPEVHALIRATWQGNYWGSWASWNFVPPEKKDQWWHAFIQHYYWEDQFHDEIYLKWKKQTQVTVCGRISQNRRDNRQPSYMSDTHWATMVEKYSTEQAKKKSAKAVKSRKSASDGKKMHKHGAGPRCFLNIEYKMMVDEGLDEPPSYTALARKTHTGKDGSFLDERTEELVLEFEEAIEEMLQDGSPLGDIQTDSTAASNSKRYLLNQEYIKRGKTKKGTVYGLGSVQYKNSSASVPIPVSLKRNLDVDMRMSGFETTISEVKEDIAGVKEDFSALKTEINAFKTEVTGGMSASQATLNIILQTLKSQASTPASTAQPFQPQAQSQPQGQPQAPVQSQHQPQPQAQSTALPQHLTTNNQSDLHRWCQELGM